In Janibacter alkaliphilus, the following proteins share a genomic window:
- a CDS encoding TadE family protein, translating into MTRRRLADDSGAAVAEFVMTSTLVVLVFMAVVQLGLALHVRNTLISCASEGARYGARQGSSPEEGAQRTRDLIGRSLSESYAQDVRAEVQTTEDGVDVVVVSVEAPLPVVGPIGPSDGLDVRGRAFSEVQ; encoded by the coding sequence GTGACCCGGCGCCGCCTGGCTGACGACTCCGGCGCCGCGGTCGCCGAGTTCGTCATGACCTCCACCCTCGTGGTGCTGGTCTTCATGGCCGTCGTCCAGCTGGGCCTCGCGCTGCACGTGCGCAACACGCTCATCTCGTGCGCCTCCGAGGGCGCCCGCTACGGCGCCCGCCAGGGGTCCTCGCCGGAGGAGGGCGCGCAGCGCACCCGTGACCTCATCGGGCGCTCGCTGTCGGAGTCCTACGCCCAGGACGTGCGCGCCGAGGTGCAGACCACCGAGGACGGGGTCGACGTGGTCGTCGTCTCCGTCGAGGCGCCGTTGCCGGTCGTCGGACCCATCGGTCCCAGTGACGGGCTGGACGTGCGCGGGCGCGCCTTCTCGGAGGTGCAGTGA